The following are encoded in a window of Paenibacillaceae bacterium GAS479 genomic DNA:
- a CDS encoding ribonuclease J, giving the protein MSKKNIQDKLLVFALGGVGEIGKNMYVIQYGNDIVVVDSGLKFPEEDMLGIDIVIPDITYLTENRDKVRGIIITHGHEDHIGGLPYVLRHLNVPVYATKLTLGLIEGKLKEAGLLGETKRILINADSVLELGAITASFFKTNHSIPDSVGVCLDTPEGTIVHTGDFKFDFTPVNDQYADLQRIAEIGKRGVLALLSDSTNAERPGMTPSESNVGVELIEIFRKSQQRVVVATFASNVHRIQQVFNAAMATKRKVAIVGRSMVNVVTIAGELGYLNIPEGMIIEPEEVNKMASDRVVVLCTGSQGEPMSALTRMARSTHRKIDILPGDTVIIAATPIPGNERDVGRTVDELFRLGANVIYGPGSVSGVHVSGHGSQEELKLMLNLIKPQYFIPIHGEYRMLRQHAKLGEAVGVAPENIFICDIGDTVEFQGGVGRKGSKVASGNVLIDGLGVGDVGNIVLRDRKLLSQDGILVVVVTLSKQDGTIKAGPDIISRGFVYVRESEGLLDEANRIVTTTLNKLMNDKVNEWASLKTNVKDALGRFLYEQTRRRPMILPIIMEV; this is encoded by the coding sequence TTGTCAAAAAAGAATATCCAGGACAAGCTGCTTGTCTTCGCCCTTGGCGGCGTAGGCGAGATCGGCAAAAACATGTATGTCATCCAATACGGGAATGACATTGTCGTTGTAGACTCCGGCTTAAAATTTCCGGAGGAAGACATGCTCGGAATCGACATCGTCATTCCAGACATTACTTATCTGACCGAGAATCGCGACAAAGTTCGCGGCATTATTATTACCCACGGTCATGAAGACCATATCGGCGGCTTGCCATATGTGCTTCGTCATCTGAATGTCCCTGTGTACGCGACTAAACTTACACTCGGACTGATCGAAGGTAAGCTGAAGGAAGCTGGACTGCTCGGCGAGACGAAGCGCATTCTCATCAATGCGGACTCCGTACTCGAGCTCGGAGCGATTACAGCGAGCTTCTTCAAGACGAATCACAGTATTCCGGATTCCGTTGGTGTATGCCTTGATACTCCGGAAGGCACTATTGTGCATACAGGTGACTTCAAGTTTGACTTTACCCCGGTCAACGACCAATACGCGGATCTGCAGCGCATCGCTGAAATCGGCAAGCGCGGCGTACTAGCTTTGCTGTCGGATAGCACGAATGCCGAGCGCCCAGGAATGACTCCTTCGGAGAGCAATGTCGGCGTCGAGCTGATAGAAATTTTCCGCAAGTCCCAACAACGCGTAGTCGTAGCAACCTTCGCCTCCAATGTGCATCGGATTCAACAGGTGTTCAATGCGGCAATGGCAACCAAACGCAAAGTTGCTATCGTTGGACGGAGTATGGTGAACGTAGTAACGATTGCCGGTGAGCTTGGCTACCTGAACATTCCGGAAGGCATGATCATCGAGCCGGAAGAAGTGAACAAGATGGCTTCTGATCGCGTTGTTGTTCTGTGCACAGGCAGCCAAGGCGAGCCGATGTCCGCTCTGACTCGCATGGCTCGTTCCACCCACCGCAAGATCGACATCTTGCCGGGAGATACCGTCATCATCGCAGCTACGCCGATTCCGGGCAATGAACGTGATGTAGGCCGCACAGTGGACGAGTTGTTCCGACTCGGAGCTAATGTTATTTATGGACCAGGCTCTGTGTCTGGCGTCCACGTATCCGGTCACGGCAGCCAGGAAGAGCTTAAGCTGATGCTCAACCTGATCAAGCCGCAGTACTTCATTCCGATTCATGGTGAATATCGGATGCTCCGTCAGCATGCCAAGCTTGGTGAAGCGGTTGGCGTCGCTCCAGAAAATATTTTCATTTGCGACATCGGTGATACGGTTGAATTCCAGGGCGGTGTAGGACGCAAAGGCTCCAAAGTTGCTTCCGGCAACGTTCTGATCGACGGCCTTGGTGTCGGCGATGTAGGTAACATCGTGCTTCGCGACCGCAAGCTGTTGTCCCAAGACGGCATCCTTGTTGTAGTTGTGACGCTGAGCAAGCAGGACGGTACAATCAAGGCTGGCCCAGACATTATCTCGCGCGGCTTCGTTTATGTTCGCGAGTCCGAGGGGCTGTTGGATGAAGCTAACCGCATCGTAACGACAACGCTGAACAAGCTGATGAATGACAAAGTTAATGAGTGGGCTTCGCTCAAGACGAATGTCAAGGATGCGCTCGGTCGCTTCCTGTATGAGCAAACGCGTCGTCGTCCGATGATTCTGCCGATCATCATGGAAGTTTAA
- a CDS encoding Glyoxalase superfamily enzyme, possibly 3-demethylubiquinone-9 3-methyltransferase, which yields MSNITPFLMFEGNAEEAMHTYISLIEDSSITNITRFGPEGPGIEGKVMQASFTLKGQTFMCIDSYIKHEFTFTPAFSIFVNCDTEDEVNRLYDGLSAGGSVLMPLGNYGFSRQFGWINDTFGVSWQINLP from the coding sequence ATGAGCAACATAACTCCCTTTCTTATGTTTGAAGGCAACGCCGAGGAAGCGATGCATACTTACATATCCTTGATCGAAGATTCAAGCATAACAAACATCACTCGCTTTGGACCGGAAGGACCGGGAATTGAAGGAAAAGTGATGCAGGCTTCCTTCACCTTAAAAGGACAGACCTTTATGTGTATCGACAGCTACATCAAACATGAATTCACGTTTACGCCAGCCTTCTCGATATTCGTCAATTGTGATACGGAGGATGAAGTCAACCGGCTCTATGATGGACTGTCTGCCGGCGGCAGCGTATTAATGCCTCTAGGCAACTATGGATTCAGTAGACAATTCGGCTGGATTAACGATACGTTCGGCGTTTCCTGGCAGATTAATCTTCCTTAA
- a CDS encoding transcriptional regulator, TetR family produces MPRTKEQYDDIRKATREKIQAAAMQVFVKKGFGAANVQEIADTAGISVGLMYRHYRTKEHLFRELMEFAVAGMNKVAELFESGGSPRQLIGGFAKEIVQDMTAGDELANLLILMNRYAVATDSAADKETIFRLNERMLNAMTALIREGQELGDFRDGDPYAMTLLFFAALQGLAEMKLSMKNGFTMPTADLLTTFLLKEE; encoded by the coding sequence ATGCCGCGTACAAAAGAACAGTATGACGATATTCGCAAGGCGACTCGCGAAAAAATTCAGGCGGCTGCAATGCAAGTATTTGTGAAAAAAGGATTTGGAGCCGCCAATGTGCAAGAGATTGCCGATACAGCGGGAATTAGCGTTGGGCTCATGTACCGCCATTATCGGACGAAGGAACATTTGTTTCGCGAATTGATGGAGTTTGCAGTCGCCGGAATGAACAAGGTGGCGGAACTGTTTGAATCGGGAGGCTCACCCCGGCAATTGATCGGCGGTTTTGCCAAGGAAATAGTCCAAGATATGACAGCGGGAGACGAGTTAGCGAATTTACTTATTTTGATGAACCGTTACGCAGTTGCAACTGACTCGGCAGCGGATAAGGAGACGATCTTTCGCCTTAACGAGCGAATGCTGAACGCCATGACCGCCCTTATTAGGGAAGGGCAGGAGCTTGGAGATTTCCGTGACGGTGATCCTTATGCGATGACGCTGCTTTTTTTCGCGGCATTGCAAGGTCTGGCGGAGATGAAGTTGAGCATGAAAAATGGATTTACTATGCCTACTGCCGATTTACTTACCACTTTTTTACTTAAGGAGGAGTAG
- a CDS encoding Acetyltransferase (GNAT) family protein, with translation MFTIIRADQAESDVRAQMSDIFADGFTQWLHYFSKDRNRIAKAFTHMFVLDQFYVALQDGRVAAMAACTDGTATSVKLDSAQLREHLGFIRGTFAGIVLKKEFEQRLYNPGGDKCSIEFVGTALPFRGLGAASTLIRYLLEHKSYNEFLIEEVADTNEPAMKLYAKLGFVEYKSKLLPEKHARKNGINRLVSLKYMK, from the coding sequence ATGTTCACTATAATAAGAGCGGATCAGGCCGAATCGGATGTGAGAGCACAGATGTCGGATATTTTTGCAGACGGCTTTACGCAGTGGCTGCATTATTTTTCAAAGGACCGCAATCGGATTGCCAAGGCGTTCACCCATATGTTCGTGCTGGACCAATTTTATGTCGCTCTGCAGGATGGGCGGGTCGCCGCGATGGCCGCCTGCACGGACGGAACGGCAACTTCGGTAAAGCTCGATTCAGCTCAATTGAGAGAACATCTGGGGTTTATTCGGGGAACTTTTGCTGGAATCGTGCTCAAAAAAGAGTTCGAGCAGCGGCTGTACAATCCAGGTGGAGACAAATGCTCCATTGAATTCGTTGGAACAGCTCTCCCGTTTAGAGGACTGGGCGCCGCTTCAACGCTTATCCGCTACTTACTTGAACATAAATCTTATAACGAATTTCTGATTGAAGAGGTAGCCGATACGAATGAACCCGCCATGAAGTTGTATGCGAAGCTGGGATTCGTGGAGTATAAAAGTAAACTGTTACCCGAGAAACATGCCCGAAAAAACGGGATCAACCGTCTTGTCTCTCTCAAATATATGAAGTGA
- a CDS encoding ATP-dependent protease ClpP, protease subunit gives MDQAKTGVRSEVTEPAGGIEKTKLEAIQQLGQMGTPPADPSNIFCMTIIGQVEGHMVLPPQNKTTKYEHLIPQLVAAEQASKIEGILIVLNTVGGDVEAGLAIAEMISSLSKPTVTLVLGGGHSIGVPIAVSGNRSFIAESATMTIHPIRMNGLVIGVPQTFEYLEKMQERVVRFVTSHSNVKEEKFKELMFKTGELTRDIGTTVIGEDAVKHGLIDEVGGLGQALRALNELILQRKPVRDDSAIQPFAITATEVSTPLTTPVTPEGGLTQ, from the coding sequence GTGGATCAGGCAAAAACTGGCGTACGCTCCGAAGTGACTGAACCTGCGGGCGGAATCGAAAAAACGAAGCTGGAAGCTATCCAACAGCTTGGACAGATGGGAACTCCGCCCGCGGACCCTTCCAATATTTTTTGCATGACGATTATTGGGCAAGTAGAGGGGCATATGGTGCTGCCACCGCAAAATAAAACGACCAAGTATGAACATTTGATACCGCAGTTGGTGGCGGCGGAGCAGGCGAGCAAGATTGAAGGTATTCTCATCGTGCTCAACACGGTGGGGGGAGATGTAGAGGCGGGACTCGCCATCGCCGAGATGATTAGTTCACTTAGCAAGCCTACCGTGACGCTCGTTCTGGGCGGCGGCCACTCCATCGGTGTTCCGATAGCGGTATCGGGCAATCGCTCGTTCATTGCAGAGTCAGCGACGATGACGATTCATCCAATTCGCATGAACGGTCTCGTTATAGGTGTGCCGCAAACATTCGAGTATTTGGAAAAGATGCAGGAGAGAGTCGTCCGCTTCGTCACATCCCACTCCAACGTTAAAGAGGAGAAGTTCAAGGAGCTTATGTTCAAAACCGGCGAGTTGACTCGAGATATCGGCACAACGGTAATTGGAGAGGACGCCGTTAAGCATGGGCTTATCGATGAGGTAGGCGGGCTCGGCCAAGCGCTGCGTGCACTGAACGAACTCATTCTGCAACGTAAACCGGTAAGGGATGACAGCGCCATTCAGCCATTTGCAATTACAGCAACGGAAGTCTCTACTCCGCTAACGACTCCAGTTACACCGGAGGGAGGCTTGACTCAATGA
- a CDS encoding YlzJ-like protein codes for MTLYTVVPLELVLDGVNLEREPWVERRIEGVLVQLEPISPGRGKVVRILDGPLESYLDPRFEPGAVMALG; via the coding sequence ATGACGCTTTATACGGTGGTACCACTAGAACTTGTGCTTGACGGAGTCAATCTCGAACGCGAGCCATGGGTGGAACGGCGTATCGAAGGCGTCCTGGTGCAGCTGGAGCCGATCTCACCTGGCCGAGGCAAAGTTGTGCGCATTTTGGATGGGCCGCTGGAAAGCTATTTAGACCCGCGCTTCGAGCCGGGAGCTGTGATGGCTCTCGGATAG
- a CDS encoding DNA segregation ATPase FtsK/SpoIIIE, S-DNA-T family, whose amino-acid sequence MPKKRRRKRRTFGENLKYEVYGILLITVSVIALSGEATVGRSLTKLFALVLGKFHFVLALIGIAVGLYVMILRLWPTGWTYRRTGFLLLIMAMTLMSSIGEIDRKLAPADIMSGSAILAQLGQDIRDGLLTSGTPDNPGSPVQQSVSGGYLGAMQYALLYTLFGYFGSKLLLIVMFAISAMLITGKSYVDIGRVIRTRTTNLAKLLHAKASARPRKPRAPKLPSQKGKTVAATASAGSDHLSYGLNGDGHDDDYGSTMVTPAPAKGRSLFFSWGSKAAQEEMEEQEDNNGDDGDWAMEESALRQAASKSRKAPVVNLRGHNTADPIGQSQPAPWEDEEGEDWEDASGPLAPSGSKLSAGSMSTFSEPSSMDDRDRETFHAANADDQEEFPVAPARIHPAEQSEALAGPDGDSEASHSPVKSAKPYRLPSLSLLAKPVASSRSGDLIDINNDSRRKLEATLESFGVRAKVLDVVPGPAVTRYEVQPATGVKVSRIVSLTDDIALALAAKDIRMEAPIPGKSAIGIEVPNAEVAVVTMREVMETPTFASASSKLSIAFGRDIAGQSIVGNLAKMPHLLVAGATGSGKSVCINGIITSILYKAAPDEVKFLMIDPKMVELNMYNGIPHLLAPVVTDPRRASLALKKIVVEMEKRYEQFSKSGTRNIEGYNSLMKDNPAAVLPYIVVIVDELADLMMVAAKDVEDSITRLAQMARAAGIHLIIATQRPSVDVITGVIKANIPSRIAFGVSSQVDSRTILDMVGAEKLLGRGDMLFLPVGMSKPIRVQGAFLSDNEVEAIVEYARSQGEAEYKEDLVPELDENGGSNQEDEVDELFDQAMQIVVEARQASVSLLQRRMRVGYTRAARLVDQLEARGIVGPYEGSKPREVLMTIDQFQANQKHA is encoded by the coding sequence TTGCCCAAGAAAAGGCGGCGTAAAAGACGCACGTTCGGAGAAAACTTAAAATATGAAGTCTATGGAATCTTGCTCATAACGGTGTCCGTGATCGCCTTGTCAGGCGAGGCTACGGTTGGCAGGTCGCTGACCAAGCTCTTCGCGCTCGTTTTGGGCAAGTTTCATTTTGTGCTGGCTCTGATCGGCATTGCAGTTGGTCTATACGTTATGATCCTGCGTTTGTGGCCGACGGGCTGGACCTACCGGAGAACGGGTTTTCTGCTGCTGATCATGGCTATGACGTTGATGAGCTCGATCGGAGAAATTGATCGTAAGCTGGCGCCCGCGGATATTATGAGCGGTTCTGCCATCTTGGCGCAGCTGGGACAAGATATCAGGGACGGCTTGTTAACGAGCGGTACGCCTGACAATCCAGGTAGTCCTGTGCAGCAATCCGTCAGCGGCGGTTATTTGGGCGCGATGCAATATGCGCTGCTGTATACGCTCTTTGGTTATTTTGGCTCCAAGCTATTATTAATCGTCATGTTCGCGATATCGGCCATGCTTATTACAGGGAAATCCTATGTCGATATTGGGCGTGTCATTCGAACGCGGACAACGAATCTTGCAAAACTTCTTCATGCCAAAGCTTCAGCCCGTCCGCGCAAGCCCAGAGCTCCCAAGCTTCCATCGCAAAAAGGAAAGACTGTTGCAGCTACGGCCTCTGCCGGATCGGACCACTTGTCTTACGGCTTGAACGGGGATGGGCATGATGATGATTATGGCAGCACGATGGTAACTCCGGCACCTGCCAAGGGCCGCTCCTTGTTCTTCTCTTGGGGAAGTAAAGCTGCCCAGGAAGAAATGGAAGAGCAAGAAGACAATAACGGGGATGACGGCGACTGGGCCATGGAAGAGTCTGCTCTTCGCCAGGCGGCAAGCAAGTCCCGTAAGGCTCCTGTGGTTAACCTGCGGGGACATAATACAGCTGATCCCATTGGGCAGTCCCAACCCGCGCCTTGGGAGGATGAGGAGGGAGAAGACTGGGAGGATGCATCGGGCCCACTTGCCCCCTCAGGCTCCAAGCTGTCTGCCGGGAGTATGTCTACTTTCTCTGAACCCAGCTCTATGGATGATAGAGATAGGGAGACATTCCATGCTGCAAACGCGGACGATCAAGAGGAGTTTCCGGTAGCTCCAGCGAGAATTCATCCGGCCGAGCAGTCCGAGGCGTTGGCTGGACCTGACGGGGATAGCGAAGCATCCCATTCGCCTGTCAAGTCGGCCAAGCCCTATCGGCTGCCCTCACTCTCGCTGCTCGCGAAGCCTGTTGCTTCTTCAAGAAGCGGAGATCTTATCGATATCAACAACGATTCGCGCCGTAAGCTGGAAGCGACTCTCGAGAGCTTTGGCGTACGCGCTAAAGTGCTTGATGTCGTACCAGGACCGGCTGTAACACGTTATGAAGTTCAGCCTGCTACCGGGGTTAAGGTAAGCCGGATTGTCAGCTTGACCGACGACATTGCACTTGCCCTGGCTGCCAAGGATATTCGGATGGAGGCGCCGATTCCAGGCAAGTCGGCTATCGGCATCGAGGTGCCGAATGCTGAAGTGGCTGTAGTCACGATGCGTGAGGTAATGGAGACGCCTACTTTTGCTAGCGCATCCTCCAAGCTGTCAATCGCCTTCGGTAGAGATATAGCGGGACAGTCGATTGTCGGCAATTTGGCCAAGATGCCCCATCTGCTCGTTGCTGGCGCCACCGGCTCCGGCAAGTCGGTGTGCATCAACGGCATTATTACGAGTATTTTGTACAAGGCTGCGCCGGATGAGGTTAAGTTTTTGATGATTGACCCCAAAATGGTTGAGCTGAATATGTATAACGGTATCCCGCATCTGCTCGCTCCAGTTGTGACTGATCCCCGCCGAGCGTCTCTTGCGCTCAAGAAGATTGTCGTGGAGATGGAAAAGCGTTACGAGCAGTTCTCCAAGTCCGGAACCCGTAATATCGAGGGCTATAACAGCTTGATGAAAGACAATCCTGCTGCGGTACTTCCGTATATCGTCGTCATTGTTGATGAGCTCGCCGACTTGATGATGGTTGCGGCCAAGGATGTAGAGGATTCCATTACGAGACTGGCGCAAATGGCCCGTGCTGCGGGCATTCATTTGATCATTGCAACACAGCGTCCTTCCGTTGACGTCATCACGGGTGTTATCAAGGCCAATATTCCATCACGAATCGCCTTCGGGGTATCTTCGCAAGTGGATTCCCGTACCATTCTCGATATGGTAGGAGCGGAGAAGCTGCTTGGCCGTGGGGATATGCTGTTCCTGCCGGTTGGCATGTCCAAGCCGATTCGTGTACAGGGAGCTTTTCTCTCGGACAACGAGGTTGAAGCGATCGTAGAATATGCCCGATCCCAAGGCGAGGCAGAGTACAAGGAAGACCTGGTGCCTGAGCTTGACGAAAATGGTGGATCCAATCAAGAGGATGAAGTGGACGAGCTGTTCGATCAGGCGATGCAGATTGTCGTAGAGGCGCGCCAAGCTTCCGTCTCGCTGCTGCAGCGTCGTATGCGCGTTGGCTATACGAGAGCGGCTCGACTCGTCGACCAGCTTGAAGCACGCGGAATCGTCGGTCCTTACGAGGGCAGCAAGCCTCGCGAGGTGCTGATGACGATCGACCAGTTCCAGGCGAACCAAAAACATGCATAG
- a CDS encoding N-acetylmuramoyl-L-alanine amidase, which yields MKKMRLIVMTVAAMLLLLSLYTLKEGWPAKSAETFSKAVIQEGSSGKDVVELQGRLRFLGYYDGKINGNFDAKTKNAVTWFQWKFGMKSDGVVGGKTKLKLWEATKNWKPTAADVPGGESKGSAPGAGANDGKGSGGNTGAGSNVDKSNKLGLSANDIKIMANAVYGEARGEPYEGQVAVAAVILNRLQSPEFPNSITGVIFQRLAFTAVADGQIWLTPNDKAKRAVEDAINGWDPSDEALYYFNPDTATSKWIWSRTQIKRIGKHIFCM from the coding sequence ATGAAAAAAATGCGTTTAATCGTCATGACGGTCGCAGCCATGCTTCTTTTGCTCAGCCTGTACACGTTGAAGGAAGGCTGGCCGGCTAAATCCGCCGAAACGTTCAGTAAAGCTGTTATTCAGGAAGGTTCGTCCGGTAAGGATGTCGTAGAGCTGCAAGGGCGGCTGCGGTTTCTAGGATATTACGATGGTAAAATTAACGGGAATTTCGATGCCAAAACGAAAAATGCCGTTACGTGGTTCCAATGGAAGTTCGGTATGAAATCGGATGGTGTTGTTGGTGGCAAAACGAAGCTTAAGCTTTGGGAAGCCACAAAAAACTGGAAGCCTACCGCAGCTGACGTTCCTGGCGGCGAGTCTAAGGGCTCAGCTCCAGGTGCTGGCGCGAATGATGGTAAAGGGAGCGGCGGCAACACAGGCGCAGGCTCGAATGTCGACAAGTCCAACAAGCTAGGGCTTTCGGCCAATGACATTAAAATTATGGCCAATGCCGTTTATGGTGAGGCTAGGGGCGAGCCATACGAGGGTCAGGTTGCGGTTGCCGCCGTTATTTTGAATCGGCTCCAATCACCAGAATTCCCGAATTCGATTACCGGCGTTATTTTCCAGAGACTAGCTTTCACCGCAGTTGCGGACGGTCAAATCTGGCTCACGCCAAATGATAAGGCTAAAAGAGCGGTCGAGGACGCGATTAATGGCTGGGACCCATCAGACGAAGCCTTGTATTATTTCAATCCGGACACGGCCACCTCGAAGTGGATCTGGTCCCGGACACAAATTAAGCGGATCGGCAAGCATATTTTCTGCATGTGA
- a CDS encoding Predicted Zn-dependent peptidase yields the protein MAFQQATTGRIRLHVLPTKRFKTFAISLFAGIPLQESTVTSTALNPFVLRRGTTSAPETIAFREQLDNMYGAGFGFDVYKRSNAQIVQFRMDVINDRFVSGTEPLLARSMKFLGEAVTAPAMENGAFRAKYVESEKRTLTKKLESIINDKIRYAAERCLEIMCEGEPYRLHALGRLEDLPGLTSESLYASYQAWLAESVLDLYVVGDTTLEEVQALAEASFRLPAGSTTDYSSADIRQQQGEVKTVVEKLDVAQGKLNLGLRTGIAYSDDLYAASLMYNGILGGFPHSKLFMNVREKESLAYYASSRLDGHKGLLTIQSGIEVGNYEKAVVIIKEQLESMRQGQLSELELSQTKAMLMNSLRELQDSAYEMIAYDFNSVLSGRRRSAQELLDEVNAVTPEQIVQVAESVKLDTVYFLRDRKEA from the coding sequence ATGGCATTTCAGCAAGCAACCACTGGCCGTATTCGACTGCATGTACTGCCGACCAAGCGGTTCAAAACCTTTGCGATCTCCCTTTTTGCTGGCATTCCTTTGCAGGAATCTACCGTTACCAGCACTGCATTAAATCCATTCGTGCTTCGCCGCGGTACAACTTCAGCCCCCGAGACGATCGCTTTTCGCGAGCAACTGGACAATATGTACGGAGCAGGTTTCGGCTTTGATGTATACAAGAGGAGCAACGCTCAAATTGTGCAGTTTCGAATGGATGTAATTAATGATCGTTTTGTTAGCGGTACAGAGCCGCTGCTCGCACGCTCCATGAAGTTTTTAGGGGAAGCGGTAACAGCTCCAGCGATGGAGAACGGAGCTTTCCGCGCTAAGTATGTCGAGAGTGAGAAGCGCACGCTGACCAAAAAGCTTGAGAGCATCATCAACGACAAAATCCGGTATGCTGCCGAGCGCTGTTTGGAAATTATGTGCGAGGGCGAGCCCTATCGACTTCATGCACTCGGTCGTCTGGAAGATCTGCCTGGCTTGACGTCAGAATCGCTGTACGCTTCTTATCAGGCATGGCTGGCCGAGTCTGTGTTGGATTTATATGTGGTTGGAGATACCACTTTGGAAGAGGTGCAGGCGCTGGCAGAAGCGTCTTTCCGGCTGCCTGCCGGAAGCACGACGGATTATAGCTCAGCGGACATTCGCCAGCAGCAGGGAGAAGTCAAAACCGTTGTGGAAAAGCTGGATGTGGCGCAAGGCAAGCTGAATCTTGGCCTGCGTACCGGCATTGCCTATAGTGATGATCTGTACGCAGCTTCGCTTATGTACAACGGGATTTTAGGCGGGTTCCCACATTCCAAGCTGTTCATGAATGTACGGGAGAAGGAAAGCCTGGCCTATTATGCTTCCTCCCGCTTGGACGGCCACAAAGGATTACTTACGATTCAATCCGGCATCGAGGTTGGCAATTACGAGAAGGCGGTTGTCATCATCAAGGAACAACTCGAAAGTATGCGTCAAGGACAGTTGTCGGAGCTTGAGTTGAGCCAGACGAAGGCGATGCTGATGAATTCGCTGCGCGAGCTGCAGGATTCGGCTTACGAGATGATCGCCTATGATTTCAACAGTGTTCTTTCGGGCCGTAGACGTTCCGCGCAGGAGCTGCTTGACGAAGTCAATGCAGTAACGCCGGAGCAGATCGTCCAGGTGGCGGAGAGCGTCAAGCTGGATACGGTGTACTTTTTGCGCGACAGGAAGGAGGCATAA
- a CDS encoding Predicted Zn-dependent peptidase has translation MQKLHYQGVEETLYYEQLPNGLSVYLLPKEGFQKTYATFSTRYGSVDNHFRIGDQPLARVPDGIAHFLEHKMFEEPTGDIFATFASQGASANAFTSFDRTVYLFSATEQIEANLSTLIDFVQHPYFTDQNVDKEKGIIAQEINMYSDNPDWRVYYGLIEALYQVHPVHIDIAGTVESIYQIDKEMLYRCYEAFYHPSNMLLFIVGGIDKDRIMELVRENQSAKTFPEIGPIERFFDKEPTGVRTANKSISLQVSQPKCLFGFKEKSNGLDSAALLRRDVTTKLMLETLLGSSSPLYQSLYDDNLISDSFGYEYNCSSDYGFSIIGGDTNDPDELVNRIKQNISSLLESGLDAASFERIKKKRIGNYLRMLNSPESIASEFTRYKFRGQDLFELLPAIESITLEEVNARLREHFDFAQLAVSVVNPTSQQEVPAS, from the coding sequence ATGCAAAAGCTTCATTATCAAGGTGTAGAGGAGACGCTGTATTACGAGCAGCTTCCAAACGGGCTGAGCGTGTACCTGCTTCCTAAAGAGGGCTTCCAAAAAACATATGCAACGTTTTCGACCCGTTATGGGTCTGTCGATAACCATTTTCGCATCGGCGACCAGCCGCTGGCACGCGTACCGGACGGAATTGCCCATTTTCTGGAGCACAAAATGTTCGAGGAGCCAACAGGCGACATTTTCGCCACTTTTGCTTCTCAAGGGGCATCCGCGAACGCGTTTACAAGTTTCGACCGGACGGTATATCTGTTCTCGGCTACCGAGCAGATTGAAGCTAATTTGAGCACACTTATCGACTTTGTTCAGCATCCTTATTTTACCGATCAGAATGTTGACAAAGAGAAGGGCATTATCGCTCAGGAAATTAATATGTACAGCGATAACCCGGACTGGCGTGTTTATTACGGTCTGATTGAGGCCCTGTACCAAGTCCATCCCGTGCATATCGACATTGCTGGTACGGTGGAATCGATTTATCAGATTGACAAGGAAATGCTGTATCGCTGCTACGAAGCCTTTTATCATCCGTCAAATATGTTGCTGTTCATCGTTGGCGGCATTGACAAGGATCGTATCATGGAGCTTGTGCGCGAGAACCAGTCAGCAAAAACCTTCCCGGAAATAGGCCCAATCGAACGCTTTTTCGATAAGGAGCCAACAGGTGTCCGCACGGCCAACAAATCGATCTCGTTGCAAGTGTCCCAACCTAAATGTCTTTTTGGCTTTAAGGAAAAAAGCAACGGTCTGGACAGCGCCGCTCTCCTGCGTCGTGATGTAACAACCAAGCTAATGCTTGAGACGCTGCTCGGTTCGAGCTCACCGCTGTATCAAAGTCTGTATGATGACAATCTAATTTCGGATTCCTTCGGCTATGAGTACAACTGCAGCAGCGATTACGGCTTCTCGATTATCGGCGGTGATACGAATGACCCTGATGAGCTGGTAAACCGCATTAAGCAAAATATAAGCAGCTTGCTGGAATCAGGATTGGACGCCGCCTCTTTTGAGCGCATCAAGAAAAAACGTATTGGCAACTATTTACGCATGCTCAATTCCCCGGAGTCTATTGCCAGTGAGTTCACACGTTACAAGTTCCGTGGCCAAGATCTGTTCGAGCTGCTTCCTGCTATCGAAAGCATTACGCTGGAAGAAGTGAACGCACGTCTTAGGGAGCATTTTGACTTTGCTCAACTCGCCGTTTCTGTCGTGAACCCAACTTCACAGCAGGAAGTTCCAGCGTCCTGA